Part of the Sinorhizobium terangae genome is shown below.
GACGCCTTGCGTTTTGCCGGGGCGCTTTATCTGCTCTATCTCGCCTGGCAGGCGGTCAGGCCCGGCGGCCGCTCGCCCTTCCAGGTACGCGATCTGCCGAAGGACGGACCGCGCAAGCTCTTCCTGATGGGGCTTGTCACCAACCTGCTCAACCCGAAGGTGGCGGTGCTTTACCTTTCGCTGCTGCCGCAATTCATCCACCCCGAACAGGGCGACGTCCTTCGCCAGTCGCTCGTCTTCGGCAGTCTGCAGATCATGATCAGCGTCACCGTTAACGCCTTGATCGCGGTGACGGCGGGCTCGATCGCCGCCTTCCTTGCCGGTCGCCCGCTCTTCATGCTCGTGCAGCGCTGGCTGATGAGCACCGTGCTTGCCAGCCTTGCCGTCAGCATGGCGGTGGAGGCGCGCAGATAAGCGAGACGTGCGGGCCGCAACTTGCTTCGGGATGCGCGCTGCGCGATCCTCTCGGCAAGGTGGAGATGATGACCATGCCCGGCAAACCAAGACCACTGAGCCTGACTCCGGCGCACGTCGCGCAGGTGCACCGGGCGATTGACGATGGCGGCCCGGGGCCGGGCGCAGTGCTCCATAGCGACGCGGACTACGACGAATGGGTGGAGCGGATGATAAGGAGCCATCC
Proteins encoded:
- a CDS encoding LysE family translocator, with protein sequence MPEIQNLVGFALIALGMVLTPGPNMIYLISRSICQGPAAGLISLGGVALGFVFYMVFGALGITALLLAVPLAYDALRFAGALYLLYLAWQAVRPGGRSPFQVRDLPKDGPRKLFLMGLVTNLLNPKVAVLYLSLLPQFIHPEQGDVLRQSLVFGSLQIMISVTVNALIAVTAGSIAAFLAGRPLFMLVQRWLMSTVLASLAVSMAVEARR